In the genome of Magnetococcales bacterium, the window AGAACAGGATCCAAATTGCGGACGGGGTTTCCTGAAATACCTCTTCATGGTGGGGGCGGCGGCCATCCTGTTGTTGGTGGGCACGTTCTGGTGGGATCGGCACACCCCGGGAGGATTCTACTCGGCCAAGTCGGGCGATGCTCAAACCGGACAGGTGGGTGCGCCGCCTGCCGCCGGCCCGGTTGGCCCGCCGGTTGGCCCGGTTGGCATGCCGGTCGCAGCGACAGGGGCAGCGGGTTCTGCCTGGGTTGCTCCAGACGTGGCGCTTGATGGTTCGGTCACTCTACCCGGGTCGACCCCGTCGCGATTTGCTGCCGTCTCCCGTGCCCTGCTGCCCAGCGTGGTGAATGTCAGTGTCACCAGCACGCGCCTGCCGGAAGGGGATCCTGCTCCCGCCACGCCCGCGATGCCCCATGCTGCCGCGCCATCGCCGCTCCCCAACGTCCCCGCAGCACCGAACGCCCCCGGTGCCCCGACAACTCCCAACCAGGATCCCGGCTTGCAGTACGCCAGCCCGTTCAGTGGCGTCAAGACGGAGAGTATCGGTTCGGGTGTCGTGGTGACGGAAGACGGCTACATTCTCTCGAACTATCACGTTGTGGAAAAGGCCAAACACGTTTACGTGACCTTGTTCAATGCCCAGGGCGGCAATCAGGTGTTGCCGGCGGAAATGGTGACCCTGGATGCCAAACGCGATCTGGCCTTGCTCAAAATTGATCCCGAGACCCCGTTGCAGCCGGCTGCTTTTGGCGACAGCGCGTTGCTTAGTGTGGGGGATCCGGTGATCGCCATTGGCAGCCCGTTCGGGCTTGATCAGACTGTGAGCCGAGGAATCATCTCCGGGAAGCGCAAGGCCGTCGATATTGGGGGCGTCCTGCATCGAGGCTTGATCCAGACCGATGCGGCCATCAATCGGGGCAACTCGGGTGGTCCCCTGGTCGATGGACGCGGATATGTCATCGGCATCAACACCGCCATTTACACGACCACCAACGCCTTTGCGGGCGTTGGTTTTGCCGTGCCGTCGAATACGGCGCGGGAGTTTTTGGAAGAGACTCTGCGCTTGCCGGTGGTCACCCCCAATCTTTCCCGGCCTGATGTGCTGGCCGGGGGCGCCCACATTGCGGCGCGTCCCCCACCGCCCATCCAGGCCAATGCCACCTCGCCCCATGGTGATCGGGGTCCATGTGTCCAGTGCCACGAAATCCTGTCGGCAACGCCGGGCGCTCTCCCCGTGGCGGCGCGCACGGCGCCACGCATCCAGGCCAATGCCGCCATGCCCCACGCCGACTGGGGCCCCTGCACCAACTGTCACGAGATTCTGCCGGTCAATCCCGGTGCCTTGCCAGCGGCTTTCAACCAGGGTGGCGCCTCAGGGGCGATCGGTGCCTGGCACCGCAGCCGTGCGGATGCCCTCTCCGCTTTCAACCCCAGAGGGATGGCAAACGTGACCCCTGGCATGGCTCTGGCTCATGCCGTGCCCGGTGGTGCGGGTGTGATGCCACCTGCCGGTATGCCCGGAGCGGCCTTGGGTATACCCGTTGCTGCGGTTGCGACCGCAGCTCCCGGAACTCTCCAGGCCGATTTTGGCTTGACCCTGACCGTGCTGGATGCGCAAGGCGCTCGCCAAAGGCAGCTCTCTGTTCCCAAGGGGATGTTGGTGGATGCCGTCCAGCCTGGATCCGTTGCCGACCAGGCGGGTCTGCGCGCCGGGGATGTGCTCCTCAAAGTGGAGGGACGCTGGGCTGACAATCTGGACGTTGTGGAACAAAGATTGGCCCGTGCCAAGCCAGGAGATGAGGTACGTCTTGCGGTCGTTCGTGGTACGGCGCGGCAACCGGTCTATTTGCGGATCCCTTCCCGCACCGACAAGGCGGTTGTCTCTCCAGGCCAGCCCCAGGCTTGGAATGTGGCCATGACGGCTCCGATCGGGGCGCAACAGTGGGGGCCTCTTCCTCTTCCTCTCCAGGGTGAGGCGCTGGCGCCATCAGCCGGGCAGGGGGTAGTCAACAAGCCGGTTGGTGTGGTTGCCAAGCCGTTGCCTCCTGCCGAGTTTGAGTGGATGGGTTTGGAGATGGTTCCCCCACGGCCAGGGGCCCAAGGCCCTAGAGGTGGGACGGTCCAGGAGGTGACGCCTGGTTCTCCCGGGGCGCGCGGTGGCTTGCGAGTCGGAGATGTGGTTTTGGCAATCAACGGTTCCCCCACGCCGGACGCGGCAGCCATGGATCAGGCCATCAAGGCGACCGCCGGACGGCAGTGGACATTGCTGGAGGTCGAACGCGGTGGGGTCCGGATGTTTGCCAAACTTCAATGAGCGTCACTGTTCAGCGCCCTTTCAAGGAAAGATTGGAAAAGACTGGAAAGAATTGGAAGAGATTGGGATATGAAAGCCTTTGTCAGGGCTTCGCCCCGAACCCACCAGGACGCTGTCCTGGACCTGCCAGGGAGCCAGCCCCCTGGACCCCGATGCGTTGCATGGTCACCATGCGCGGGCTTGAGTGGTGAGGTTTAAAGATTGGAAGAGATTGGGATATGAAAGCCTTTGTCAGGGCTTCGCCCCGAACCCCACCAGGACGCTGTCCTGGACCTGCCAGGGAGCCAGCCCCCTGGATCCCGATGCGTTGCATGGTCACCATGCGCGGGCTTGAGTGGTGAGGCTTCAGGAAATGTGCCAATGGTGGCTCATGCGCGGGCTTGAGTGATGAGGTTTCAGGAAGTGCGCTGAATCGACACGGTGGAGCAGGGGTGGTGTAGCTGAGGTGTGGAGGTCGGGTGGTCAACGTGGCAGACACGAAAAACGAGAAGTCGGTTCAGGCGGCGGTTCCTGGTGCGAACGTACCTTCGCAAGGATCGGCGTCTGCCTTGGCGGGGGCTGCTTCCGAGGACGTGGTTCTGGGAAATGGGGCCCAGTCGGCGGATGGCGATCACGCGCCTGTCACACCGTGCATGCGCGGCATTCTTGCGTTGCGTGCCGCCGCCAGGGAGTTTGCCGTGTTGGCCAAGCAACGGCGCGAGCAACTCCAGCGCGGAGAGCATGTTCCCCAGAGCAAGAGTGCCCGTTTTCCCACTCCGGCGCGTGCGCCGCGCTCCGGATCTGGATCGGCTTCCATGGCACCATCCGGGGTGGCGAGTGTGGTGGGTGTCTCCACGTCTGTGGCGCTTGTGGCGGATGCTCCTCCGGCTGTGGTGGTATCCCCCCCCGCTGCGCCTGACGTAGCCGCAGTGGCTGTCTCCCCTGCCGTACCATCTGTGGCCGTGCCAACTACCACCGTTGCTCCTGCCCCTGCGCNNNNNNNNNNNNNNNNNNNNNNNNNNNNNNNNNNNNNNNNNNNNNNNNNNNNNNNNNNNNNNNNNNNNNNNNNNNNNNNNNNNNNNNNNNNNNNNNNNNCCGGCTGTCGCTGCGCCGGTTGTTGTTTCTGCGGCCCCTGCGCCGGCTGTCGCTGCGCCGGTTGTTGTTTCTGCGGCCCCTGCGCCGGCTGTCGCTGCACAGGCTGTTGCAGTGACATCGCCGGTTGCACCTCTTGCCGATACAGCCGCCCTCTCTGCATCAATGCCGCCTGCCTCACGGTCTGCTGCCGTAATTGTGGCGCCTACCGTTGCCGAATTTTTGGCGGCTGGACCCGCTGTTGTGCCGGCTGCGCCATCCGTGTCCATCCCGCCTGTCCGGCCCAAGCCCAAGATCATGGTTGATTCCGCCCCGATCCAGGATCGTGTTGAATCCTCCTCCCGGAAAGGAGGTGCGCATGGTGTTCCGTTTGCGCCGCTTCAGCCGAACATCGCCCAGCCGACGATACCCCACCTGGATGGCGAGGTGTTGCGGATCGTCCTGCCCTTGTCGGCGCAAAATCCGGTCAAACTGGGCGATATAGCAGAGATTGTCCTGCCGTTGCCAGGTGGTGGAGACCAGCCACCCGGCAAACCTCTGCCGGGAAGCAGAGGCCAGTTGCCCGGAAAGCCTCCGACTGGTAGTGGAGGCCAACCACCTGGCAAGCCTCTGCCGGGTAGTGGCGACCAACCACCCGGCAAACCTCGTGCTGGCAAAAGAGCCTCGGCCAGACCCACGGAGCGGATGGTCAGGGATCCGGCTCCCCTGCCGTCCCCTGTAGAGGAAAGGCTGGAGGTCAAGGCAGTGCGGCGAGAGGAGAGATCCCAGCGGGTTCAGGTGCCGGCGTTCGAGGTTGCTGCAAAATACACCGCTTTGGATCCGGCCATCTTCAGACCGCAATCGGATCGGATGGCCAGGGAGACATCTACGTTGCTGTCAGCTGGTGCCAGGCTGGCGACTGGAAAGGAGACAGCCACGTTGCTGTCATCTGGTGCCAAGCTGGCGACCGGATCCGTCGCCAAAGAAACGGCCACCTTGTTTGCACCCAAGGTCAGCCTGAAATCGAGCCTTGCCACCAGGGATGAATTACCCCCCGTGCAAGCCGGAGTTGCGCCGGTGCGCGACCAGGGTCACATGTCACCTTGGTTTGCCACGCCGCCGGGCCGGGAGCGGATCGATGCGCCTTTGCCCGGAGGGGCGGTGCCGGGTCGGGAGCGGATTGTTGCGTCGTTGCCCGGAGGGGCGGTGCCGGGCCAGGGTCGGGTTGATGCGCCGTTGCCGAGAGGGGCGGTGTTGTCCCGGGAGGAACCCCGGATTTCGGCTGAACCGGCTTTTGTCGTGCCACAACCCGGTGTTGCTGCCCAAGTGGCCAAGCCTGTGACGGAAAAACGTGGCCCGGATATGATCCATCTGGTCCACCATCTCAGACAGAATGTTGCCCTGCATGATTGGGCAGTGGGTGTTGTCTCCCCCTCGGGGTCCGAAGAGGATGGTCCTGAGCCATGGGGAACCCTCCTGGTCAACTTTGGCTGCAAAGGAGAGGGGAAGACGGGTTCTCACCTTCCGACTGACCAATCTACTTCTTCCGACCTTGCAGACGCCCGTGGATCCTCGTTTCCCTGGCGCGTTGTGCCTGTATCATCCGATGGGGTGACGGAGTCCGCGCCTCTGCATCCGGAAGCGTTCGGGTCGGAGTTCCCCCTGCCGGATGGTCAGAACGTTGGGCGGGGCCACGCTTCGGAACGTACTTATCAAAAGCGCACCCAATCCTTGTTGCCGGGATCGCTCCAGGAGTTGGGAAAATTCGCCGGCAAGGATTCCGTGGAAGGGTCGACCTGGGATCTGGCGCTGAAAAAAACGTTCTGGAAGAACCGTTTTTCGGATCAATCGGAGCTGGGGATCAAGCATCGGGAAAACTCCTTCAAAGGGTCGAAGGTGCCCTATCTGGTGCGTGGATGGCCGACCATGTATGCCGGGGAGTTTCTGGCCGGGCCATTTGCCGCCCTCTGGAGACATCATATAGCGCCCGGTCCGGAAGCGCCTTATGTCCTTGCGAGGGTGCTTGCCGCGCCGGACGTGAGGCAGTTGTCTCCTTCCAGCATGAGCGCCGCTTTGACATCAGCATTTCTTGCGGAGAGACTCCAGGGTGGTTTGGGTTGCAGCATGGTCCATGCGCCATTTTGGACAGCTGGCCGTGGTGTGTGTCCTGGCCGGGCGGTGGCACACGCCTGCCTTTTCCGCGACACGGTGGTCAGAGGGAGAAAACTGTGGTCGACTGTCGGGTCTGTTTGGGGCCGGAGTCAGGGGGATGGCGGCGAGGGTCGGGGCTTGTCCGATGTCGCAACGTCCTCAGAGATCACTTCTGAAGAGGTGGTTGCACCTGCACCTGCCCTGCCACCTGCGGTCGAAAAGGTGGTTGCATCTGTTCCACCACCTGCGGTTGAAGAGGTGGTTGCGCTTGCCCCACCACCGATGGCCGCAATCGCTCGGCCTGTCTGGGAGCCTGTGGCGCCTGTTGCCGGGGTAGGTACGGATTTTGCCACTCCTGATCTGCAAAGTGGTGAGCCTGTTTTAAATGCGATGGCGGAACATGGGGTCGTGAGCATGGCTGCGGATGCCGAACCCTCCACCCATGACAAGCCATTGTCGGTGACCCGGGATGAACTTGCCACGCCGCTGTTGTTGACGCACCAGCCACAATTGGAGTCCGGTGTCGATGGCGCAGTCGGTGTTGGTTTGGAACAGGAGTCGGATTTGATGAATACAGGTCATGGCGGCGTCAGTGGCCGGCGGGCGCCTTTCGAGGGCAGGGGCTCTTTTTCTCCATCGGCCAAACAGATGGCTGAAATGGAGGCGTTTCATGCCCATCCTGCCGTGGTGCGGACGGTGCGTCCACCCATCAAGCAGACGATCGACAGGGATGATTTTCACCGGCATCCCGCCGTGGTGAATACAGCCCTCCCCCCGGTCAGGCAGACAACCGACAAAAAGGGATTTCACCCTCGCCCTGCGTCGGTCAAGTCGGTTTTTCCCCCAGCGGAGTATATGGCCAGGCCCGAGGTGATCAAAACCGCGCCGCCTTCGACGGCCAAGAGGTTGGCCGAGCGAAGGGAGTTGCACCCGCAACCCAGGGCGGTCGGTCCGGGACCAGGACCGGTCACCTACGTGGTTGTCCAAGATGCCCAACCGGCGAAAGCAGCCAGGCCGAAATCCGGTAAGCGGGTTGTTGACACTTCCGTCGATGCCGTTCCCGTCGAAAGCTTGGGGAGTGGGTTTGCCAACTTGATGGGGGACGGTGTAGAGTACGTGGTCAATTTGTTCAAGAGGTTGTTAGGGAAGGGGTAATGGTTTGTACATCTGCTTGATGCCGATTTGCCCGGAAAGGTTGGCGGCGCACGGGGAGGATGGAAGGGGATCCTGACGTTCGTGTCCGTCGATGTCGGATGTGCCGCTCGGCATTTGGGAAGATTTCGGAATGGCCCAGAAAATATTTGGATGACGAGGAGAGGCCATGCAAGCCCAGAAGAACAGTGATAAACAGCTTTTTGTCGGTATTGATCTGGGGACATCCAGGACATCCATCATGTCCCGCCGTGGGGTCAAGACCATGGTGCGCTCCGTTGTGGGTTACCCCAAGGATATCATCGGGGTCAAAATTTTGAACAGCACGGTCGTGATCGGCCAGGAGGCGCTGGACAACCACCCCTACCTCAGCCTGCACTTTCCTTTGGCCGACGGGGTGCTGAAAGAAACCTCCGAAAAGGACGAGCAGGCCGCCCGCGAACTGCTGCGCCACGTCATCAGCTGCGCCGAACCTCAGGCCGATGAACAGGTCTTCGGCGTCCTCGGCGTTCCGGCCCGGGCCTCGTTGTTCAACAAAAGCCAGCTTTTGAAGATCACCGAAGAGACCATGGCCATGGCCATGGTGGTCTCCGAACCCTTCATGGTCGCCTACGGCCTGGACAAGCTCAACAACTCCCTGGTCATCGACATCGGCGCCGGGACCACGGACATTTGCGCCATGAAGGGAACCGTCCCCAGCCACAACGATCAGGTGACCCTGCTCAAGGGTGGCAACTATGTGGACGAGGTCTTCTCCCACGCCGTTGCCGAATCCTATCCGGATGTCCAGATGACCCGTTTTCTGGCGCAAAAGATCAAAGACAAATACGGCTTTGTCGGCGAACCAACCCAGGAGGTGGTAGTCTCCCTGCGCAGCAACGGCAAGCCTTTGCTGCACGATGTCACCCGGGAGTTGCGTTTTGCCTGCGAAACGATCATCCCCGACATTCTGGAGAGTCTGGAGACCCTGGTGGCCGGCTTCGATCCCGAAGACCAGGCCGAGGCGTTGAACAACATCATCCTGGCCGGGGGCGGCTGCAACATGGTTGGCCTGGATGTCGCCCTGGCGGAAGGGCTGAAGGATTATGGCAAGGTGCATGTCACCCGGGTGGCGGATCCCGATTTCGCCGGGGCCGCTGGCGCTTTGAAGTTGGCCACCGAGTTGCCGACCGAATATTGGAACCAGGTGGGTGACGTGATCGGCGGCTGACGGCTGGCGGATCGTCAACCAATCAAACATCGTGAAGGGGATCTCCATGGTTCAGACGCCACGACCTGAAGGTGTTTTATCCCATGTGATGGCCGGCATGAGTTATCTGGGCGTGCTGGCCCTGGTACCGATGATCATGGCCCGCAGGGATCCGTTCGCCCTGTATCATGCCCGGCAAGGGGTGGTCATATGGATCCTTGAGGTTCTTGCCGTCTACAGCCTGGCCCTTCCCGTGATCGGCAGGTTTTTTTTTCAGTTTGCCAGCGTGCTGTGTTTTGTGGTCTCCCTGTTTGGCCTGGTGGCGGTATTTTTTGGCAAGACGTGGCGGATTCCAGGCATCGGGGCGCTTGCTGACCACTTGTAGCAGCGGCGCGCCCGGCCCGGTGCCGGTCATGGCTGGAGGTGTTTGTGTTCAGGATGCTCCTGACTCTGCTCGTGACCTTGTTTCTGCTGATCTTTTCATCGCAAAACATGCATGAGGTCACCCTCCGGTTTGTCGTCGGCGAACCGGTTGAGATGCCCCTGATCATCGCCGTGGCCGGGGCGTTTATCCTCGGGTTTGGCGTGGCGGTCTTTGCCTTCCTGGTCCGCTCGGGAAACGGCAGAAAGGACGGTGGTGGGACTTTTTAGGTAACGATTCATCATTCTTCCAAAATAGAGTTTGATATGATGGACCTTGTCAGGGCTTCGCCCCGAACCCCACCAAGACGCCGACGCCGTCCTGAACCTGCCAGGGAGCCAGCCCCCTGGATCCCGATTCGTCTGCGATTGAAAAACTGGGATGGAGGTCCAGGAGGAAGGGCTGTGCCCTTCCTCCTGGTGGGGTTCGGGGCGAAGCCCTGACAAAGGCTTTCATACTTTTCATATTTTTCATACTTTTCATACTTTCAACGTTTCTCCCTGAAGCTGGCGGTTCATGCGCTATTCAAAATGCGTCGTCTGTAATGAAATGGTGGGCTGGGCCGGGTTGCTGGTCAATCTGGTCCTGTCGATCCTGAAGCTGTTCATCGGCGTCCTTTCCGGGTCGCACGCCCTGGTGACCGGATCGCTCTACTCCGCCAAGGATGTCATCACCTCGATCCTGATCATCGTTGGCCTGAAAATTTCCAAAAAACCCCTTGACGAAAAGCACCCGTTTGGCCACGGCAAGATTGAGTTTTTATTCTCCCTGGCCGTCAGCATCGTGATGATTCTGACCACGTTGTGGTTGTTGTTCAACGTTACCACCGTTCTGTTGGAAGCCTCACATCGCCCGCCGCACCTGATCGCCTTGTGGGTGGCGGTCCTCTCGGTCCTGGTCAACTTTTTCTTCCTGCACTACACCCGTTGTGTGGCCTTCGAGGTCAACAGCCCGATCGTGCGCACCCTGAGTCGCCACCATCATTCGGATATCGTCTCCTCCGGAGCGGTGGCCCTGGGGATTATCGGTTCCCACTACCTCGGACTGCCATGGCTGGACAGCGTGGTGGCCGTGGGGGAGTCGCTGGATCTCCTGAAGTTGGGTGGGGAGGTGTTCATGGATGCCTACCATGGCCTGATGGACACCGCCGGGCCCAAAGCGCTGGAAGATGACATCCGGCGCCGGACCAACAGCATCAAAGGGGTGGTTTTGGTGCAATCCCTGCGCACCCGGCGCGTCGGACAGGAGTTGTATGTGTCGATCGTCATCGGGGTAGATCCCGAAATGGAGATCGGCCAGGCCAAACGGGTCGCCAAACGGGTGGAAGAGGAGATCACCGAAACCATTCCCCACCTGGGGGATATCAACGTCCATTTTGTCTCTCCCCCCGGCTCCGTGCCTGAATTCAAGGAGATTAAAAAAGAGATGGATCACCTGGAAACCCTGGCCAAAAGTGGTGCAGTCTATGGTCCACGAGAAGCTGGATAAGCGGCCCTCCCCCTTCTGCCGTCAGGGGTGGAAACTGCCGCTGATCGTATTGACGGTCTCCTGCATGGGAACTTTTGCCTGGGCGTTGCACCTGATCTGGGAGCATCGCACCGATCTGGGGGGTGTCAACTATATCTACGCGCTCCAGGATCTGGCGGAAGATTCCGGCCTGATCGCCCACCCCCCCCGAACCAAAGGAGCGCCGACGACAGCCGTCGGCGCCATGCCACCCCAGGCCTCCACTCCCAACGCGGGGGTGGCGCCGCAACCCGGCACACTGCCACAAGCCGGGGCCATGGGATTGCCGACCCAGCCCGGCGCGCCAGCGGCAACCTTGGGACAAGCCGTCAGTCCGGCACCCGCTCTGCCCATGGCGGGCATGGCGCAACCGGTGGCAGCCACCAATCCCGCTGCCCTGGTCCGCGCCTCCCTGGTAAGCATCGCCGGGTTCAGGGAGACGGGCGCCAATGCCGTGGGAGAGCTCGTAGGGTCGGGTGTCCTGATCGGCGCCGAAGGGTATGTGGCAACGGCGGCACACCTGGTGCAGGATTGGAAACAATTGCGGGTTCGGGTCTCCACCCCCGATGGGGCCAAAGAGTACCCCGCCCGTCCCATGAAAATCGTTGCGGAACACAATCTGGCCGTCATCAAGCTGGCCACCACCGCTGTGTTTCCCTTTTTGCCTCCCGCCGATGTGATCGCTCTGCAACCCGGAACCCGGGTGACCGCCTGGGGCGATGACCGGGCAGGCAGCGTGATTGCCCAGTCGGGCGCAGTCAGAGGAACGCCAACCACCGTAACCGTAGGAAAGCGCACCTACCAAAGCCTGATTCCAACTGATGGATTGTTGTTTCACTGGGCCCAGAGCGGTGGACCTCTGGTTGACAGCCAATACCGTCTGGTGGGCATTGACATGGTTTTCAAAGATGAAGCCGGCAACGCCCACGGATACTTTGTCCCGGCATCCCTGCTGCGCGCCCATTTTCGTGATGTGCTCTCCTTCCCTCCAGATGCCGGAGGAG includes:
- a CDS encoding trypsin-like peptidase domain-containing protein translates to MTPEQDPNCGRGFLKYLFMVGAAAILLLVGTFWWDRHTPGGFYSAKSGDAQTGQVGAPPAAGPVGPPVGPVGMPVAATGAAGSAWVAPDVALDGSVTLPGSTPSRFAAVSRALLPSVVNVSVTSTRLPEGDPAPATPAMPHAAAPSPLPNVPAAPNAPGAPTTPNQDPGLQYASPFSGVKTESIGSGVVVTEDGYILSNYHVVEKAKHVYVTLFNAQGGNQVLPAEMVTLDAKRDLALLKIDPETPLQPAAFGDSALLSVGDPVIAIGSPFGLDQTVSRGIISGKRKAVDIGGVLHRGLIQTDAAINRGNSGGPLVDGRGYVIGINTAIYTTTNAFAGVGFAVPSNTAREFLEETLRLPVVTPNLSRPDVLAGGAHIAARPPPPIQANATSPHGDRGPCVQCHEILSATPGALPVAARTAPRIQANAAMPHADWGPCTNCHEILPVNPGALPAAFNQGGASGAIGAWHRSRADALSAFNPRGMANVTPGMALAHAVPGGAGVMPPAGMPGAALGIPVAAVATAAPGTLQADFGLTLTVLDAQGARQRQLSVPKGMLVDAVQPGSVADQAGLRAGDVLLKVEGRWADNLDVVEQRLARAKPGDEVRLAVVRGTARQPVYLRIPSRTDKAVVSPGQPQAWNVAMTAPIGAQQWGPLPLPLQGEALAPSAGQGVVNKPVGVVAKPLPPAEFEWMGLEMVPPRPGAQGPRGGTVQEVTPGSPGARGGLRVGDVVLAINGSPTPDAAAMDQAIKATAGRQWTLLEVERGGVRMFAKLQ
- a CDS encoding LapA family protein; this translates as MFRMLLTLLVTLFLLIFSSQNMHEVTLRFVVGEPVEMPLIIAVAGAFILGFGVAVFAFLVRSGNGRKDGGGTF
- a CDS encoding rod shape-determining protein, which encodes MQAQKNSDKQLFVGIDLGTSRTSIMSRRGVKTMVRSVVGYPKDIIGVKILNSTVVIGQEALDNHPYLSLHFPLADGVLKETSEKDEQAARELLRHVISCAEPQADEQVFGVLGVPARASLFNKSQLLKITEETMAMAMVVSEPFMVAYGLDKLNNSLVIDIGAGTTDICAMKGTVPSHNDQVTLLKGGNYVDEVFSHAVAESYPDVQMTRFLAQKIKDKYGFVGEPTQEVVVSLRSNGKPLLHDVTRELRFACETIIPDILESLETLVAGFDPEDQAEALNNIILAGGGCNMVGLDVALAEGLKDYGKVHVTRVADPDFAGAAGALKLATELPTEYWNQVGDVIGG
- the mamM gene encoding magnetosome biogenesis CDF transporter MamM, yielding MRYSKCVVCNEMVGWAGLLVNLVLSILKLFIGVLSGSHALVTGSLYSAKDVITSILIIVGLKISKKPLDEKHPFGHGKIEFLFSLAVSIVMILTTLWLLFNVTTVLLEASHRPPHLIALWVAVLSVLVNFFFLHYTRCVAFEVNSPIVRTLSRHHHSDIVSSGAVALGIIGSHYLGLPWLDSVVAVGESLDLLKLGGEVFMDAYHGLMDTAGPKALEDDIRRRTNSIKGVVLVQSLRTRRVGQELYVSIVIGVDPEMEIGQAKRVAKRVEEEITETIPHLGDINVHFVSPPGSVPEFKEIKKEMDHLETLAKSGAVYGPREAG